The following are encoded in a window of Cervus canadensis isolate Bull #8, Minnesota chromosome 11, ASM1932006v1, whole genome shotgun sequence genomic DNA:
- the LOC122449999 gene encoding LOW QUALITY PROTEIN: inactive caspase-12-like (The sequence of the model RefSeq protein was modified relative to this genomic sequence to represent the inferred CDS: substituted 2 bases at 2 genomic stop codons) has translation MTSYSLMVVEVGYRIYEACTHANQYGSEVDLLGMQDLLQNLGYSVVVKENLTALEMDQENTALREFAAQQEHQSSDSIFLVFMSHGVLNEICGTKHTEKEPDILHDNTILQIFNSNHYQTLKDKPKVLIMQACRGNEYGCLFQKVLGVWVTDTGKDSEYKYDQFLQYSIWDAAIKERCVSKDFIAFKSLPPYNVSWRCDTNVPLFICQPIYYFKEYSWCHHLKEIFXKVQHSFDTPNVPTQMPVIEKGSMTXYFYLFSGS, from the exons ATGACCAGTTATAGTTTAATGGTTGTTGAGGTTGGGTACCGGATATATGAGG catgcacacatgctaatCAATATGGTTCTGAAGTTGACCTTTTGGGAATGCAAGATTTACTTCAAAACCTTGGGTACTCTGTGGTTGTTAAAGAGAATCTCACAGCTCTAGAAATGGACCAGGAAA ATACAGCACTAAGGGAATTTGCTGCTCAGCAAGAACACCAATCCTCAGATAGCATATTCCTGGTATTTATGTCACATGGAGTCCTGAATGAAATTTGTGGGACAAAGCACACGGAAAAAGAGCCAGA CATTCTTCATGATAATACCATCCTCCAAATTTTCAACAGCAATCACTACCAGACTCTAAAAGACAAACCCAAGGTCCTCATCATGCAGGCCTGCCGAGGCAATGA ATATGGATGTCTCTTTCAGAAGGTGCTGGGTGTTTGGGTGACTGACAcaggaaaagactctgaatatAAGTATGACCAGTTCTTGCAATATTCCATCTGGGATGCTGCTATTAAAGAAAGGTGTGTGTCAAAGGACTTCATTGCTTTCAAATCTTTGCCTCCAT ATAATGTTTCTTGGAGATGTGACACAAATGTCCCTCTCTTTATTTGCCAACCTATCTATTACTTCAAAGAATATTCTTGGTGTCATCATCTGAAAGAGATTTTTTGAAAG GTTCAACATTCATTTGATACTCCAAATGTACCGACCCAGATGCCTGTGATTGAAAAAGGATCCATGACATGATATTTCTACCTCTTCTCTGGGAGTTAA